One Yimella lutea DNA window includes the following coding sequences:
- a CDS encoding TY-Chap domain-containing protein, which translates to MSVQQAGLGWEEFTTQLARAIRELPDRGFLVVQDGATHAYVQFAADHDAVAAECTSNSNQQLTHPADDNGEQLLAESGWTLYADAQPNWTFRLDLPAITARFDQLAHSCVVALRDVYGTSTPEQLSYTAWREPEVMHSGRTYTDEEISSLDAGQNPLPVESLTIPMTRR; encoded by the coding sequence GTGAGCGTGCAGCAGGCGGGACTGGGCTGGGAGGAGTTCACGACACAACTGGCGCGTGCCATTCGTGAACTTCCGGATCGAGGATTCCTCGTCGTCCAGGACGGAGCGACTCATGCCTATGTGCAGTTCGCGGCCGACCACGACGCAGTCGCAGCGGAGTGCACCAGTAACAGCAATCAACAACTCACTCACCCTGCCGACGACAACGGTGAGCAGCTGCTCGCAGAATCAGGTTGGACGCTGTACGCCGATGCCCAGCCGAACTGGACGTTTCGCCTCGACCTTCCGGCGATCACAGCACGGTTCGACCAGCTCGCGCACAGCTGTGTCGTCGCGTTGCGCGATGTGTACGGAACCTCGACCCCCGAGCAACTCAGCTACACCGCATGGCGTGAGCCCGAAGTCATGCACTCAGGCCGGACCTACACCGACGAGGAGATCTCTTCCCTCGATGCGGGGCAGAACCCCCTGCCGGTCGAGAGCCTCACCATCCCGATGACGCGTAGGTGA